In Desulfarculaceae bacterium, the following are encoded in one genomic region:
- a CDS encoding alkaline phosphatase family protein produces the protein MKLLKRFFGREQQKKRLFVLSMDGVSQDFAARAAAGGLMPNLGHILEQGLSAGLASSLPTVSTVAWANYMTGVNPGKHGVFGLVERHPDPFSVLIPSSTDIKAPTLWEMLGRGGVPVGVMNVPLTFPPKKVNGFMVSGFLSPDLSQATYPVELAPRLMEMDYRIEADMSLASEEPEFFLAELGDTLARRFKAAFQLMREGDWEFFQLHLTGPDHINRLYWDAWTEGGDTGRARLAEFYRRLDGYLGELVEILPPSCPLLLVSGYGITRSKGLVYLNQWLEANGYLLFGKGKKELKNLHGDSKAYSLIPGRIYLNLEGREQKGSVVQGRPYEDLREELIHRIGGLVHPETEEPLVAKVHRREEIYSGPQLSRAPDLVVEPAPGYDFKANLGVSGLVAPPERAGMPAKDDALFYVSGIKEGLRSGEPRLQDLAPTVLSLLGLNTPPGMEGESLL, from the coding sequence GTGAAACTGCTTAAACGCTTTTTTGGCCGGGAACAGCAAAAGAAGCGCCTGTTCGTCCTGAGCATGGATGGCGTCTCCCAGGACTTCGCGGCCCGCGCGGCGGCCGGGGGCCTGATGCCCAATCTGGGGCACATCCTGGAGCAGGGGCTCAGCGCGGGCCTGGCCTCCAGCCTGCCCACCGTGTCCACCGTGGCCTGGGCCAACTACATGACCGGGGTGAACCCGGGCAAGCACGGCGTCTTCGGCCTGGTGGAGCGCCACCCCGACCCCTTCTCGGTGCTCATCCCCTCCTCGACCGACATCAAGGCCCCCACCCTGTGGGAGATGCTGGGGCGCGGCGGGGTGCCGGTGGGGGTGATGAACGTGCCGCTCACCTTCCCGCCCAAGAAGGTCAACGGCTTCATGGTCAGCGGCTTCCTCAGCCCGGACCTCTCCCAGGCCACCTACCCGGTGGAGCTGGCCCCCCGCCTCATGGAGATGGACTACCGCATCGAGGCGGACATGAGCCTGGCCAGCGAGGAGCCCGAGTTTTTCCTGGCCGAGCTGGGGGACACCCTGGCCCGGCGCTTCAAGGCCGCCTTCCAGCTCATGCGCGAGGGCGACTGGGAGTTCTTCCAGCTCCACCTCACCGGCCCGGACCACATCAATCGCCTCTACTGGGACGCCTGGACCGAGGGCGGCGACACCGGCCGGGCCCGCCTGGCCGAGTTCTACCGCCGTTTGGACGGCTACCTGGGCGAGCTGGTCGAGATTTTGCCCCCCAGCTGCCCCCTGCTGTTGGTCAGCGGCTACGGCATCACCCGGAGCAAAGGCCTGGTCTATTTGAACCAGTGGCTGGAGGCCAACGGCTACCTCTTGTTCGGCAAGGGCAAGAAGGAGCTCAAGAACCTGCACGGCGACTCCAAGGCCTACAGCCTGATCCCCGGGCGCATCTATTTGAACCTGGAGGGACGGGAGCAAAAGGGCTCGGTGGTGCAGGGCAGGCCTTACGAGGACCTGCGCGAGGAGCTGATCCACCGCATCGGCGGCCTGGTGCACCCCGAGACCGAGGAGCCCCTGGTGGCCAAGGTGCACCGCCGCGAGGAGATCTACTCCGGCCCGCAGCTGAGCCGCGCCCCGGATCTGGTGGTGGAGCCCGCCCCGGGCTATGACTTCAAGGCCAACCTGGGGGTGAGCGGCCTGGTGGCCCCGCCCGAGCGCGCGGGAATGCCCGCCAAGGACGACGCCCTGTTCTACGTGAGCGGCATCAAGGAGGGCCTGCGCAGCGGCGAGCCCCGCTTGCAGGATCTGGCCCCCACCGTGCTCAGCCTGCTGGGCCTCAACACTCCTCCGGGCATGGAGGGCGAAAGCCTCTTATGA